AACCGCAACTACCTTGATTTCACCACACGACTCACCACCTTTCATTTCCCGCTCTTCAATGCCCTTAACATCAATTATTCAAAGGCATTGCTGCAGGTTAAGATGGAAGTGCGTCCTAACAGCAACGGTGCCGGAGTCATCGTGCGCCTCTCTTCTGATGTTCCACAAGCAACGATCAACTACAACCTGAGTTCATATGAAAATGAAATACTTTCAGCCACCAATAATACCCGGTTTGAAAAAACACCGATAGATCTGCTGATCAGCCGGTCCATAAGGCTGAACACCATTGCCAAAGATGTTGCAGGAAATACAGGGCCTGAGTTGGTGCAACAATTCCAGCTGAACCTGGCAACCGGTAAACCAATCACATTTGCCCGCCAACCCAATCCTAAATACGGGATTGGCGGATCTTTCACCTTAGTCAACGGTATCAATGGCCGCATCCCATGGAATGGAAGCGAATGGCTGGGCTTTTCCGGTGACGATCTTGATGCAATCATTGATCTCGGCGCGCTTCACACCGTATCGCATGTAACACTAGGCCTGTTAAATGATGAAGGAAGCTGGATTTATCTTCCGGCACAGGTAACGGTTGCCCTATCTGATGATGGAAAAACATTTCATACAGCTGGTAGCAGAAGCAATGAAGCAATCAGCAAAGAAGGAGGAAGACATGCTATCTTCAGCTTCAATAAGACAACAGCACGATATATCAGGATTGTAGCACAGAATATCGGTACCATACCAGCCGGTAAAGCAGGTGCCGGGCATCCTGCATGGTTATTTGCCGATGAAATCAGCGTGGAATAATATCTTTATAGAAAGTCAGCTTACATTTATTTCCGGCAACTTTCGATGCATCAAAATAAATTAATCTTTGAAGTTTGCGCCAACGGCCTCCAATCAGCTATTAATGCACAGATGGCCGGCGCCAGCCGTATTGAATTGTGTGAAAATCTCGAGGTAGGCGGACTTACACCGGCAAAAGAAGTTATCCGAGAAAGCCTGCGTATTGTTCATATTCCGGTACATGTGCTGATTCGTCCGCGGGAAGGAGATTTCTGCTATACGGGAGAGGAATTCAATCACATGAAAGAATCCATCAGCTTCTGTAAAAGTGTAAAGGCAGCCGGCGTAGTGTTCGGTATATTGACACGTGAAATGGCAATTGATGAAAAACGTTGCGCTGAATTGATTGCATTAGCAAAACCACTGTCTGTAACTTTTCATCGTGCGTTCGACGTGGTAAAAGAACCACTCCGTGCTTTGGAAATCCTCGCACAACTTGGATACAGGCGAGTACTTACTTCCGGTCAGCAGGAAAATGCACTCAAAGGTGCTGACCTTATAAGTAAACTTGTGAAGCATGCAGATGGAAGGATTTCGATACTTGCCGGTGGCGGTATCACGGAAAAAAACATTGCTGATCTTGTGAAAAGAAGCGGCACTATTGAATTTCATTTCTCCGCGAAGCAGCTAATGGCAGATGGCGGTTACGTTTCCGATTTGTATCGTATCCGGAATATTATCAATCTTGCTCTTAATACATGGCAACTTTTGTCGAATGATAAGTAGTACAACTGCTCTGCGTTACAAAGGTGTAAACATCGGAATTCGGAGCCTCCATTCAGCATTCCGCTGCAGCGCGGGCAGGCTTAGGTTTTTTATTGTACTCGTGACGTTACATTGTGTTTCCCTTTCCGCCATTGCACAAATAATTTCCATTCCGCTTACAGGCGATAATACCACCTGGCAATTCCGGATGTTTGGTGATACACTGTGGCACTCTGCCCTTACACCCGGAACTGTACATACAGATTTAATCAGTAATCAAATGATCCCTGATCCGTTTATCGGCAGCAATGAAGACAGTGTGCAATGGGTTGAAAAACAGGATTGGGAATACCAGGTTTTTTTTGTCTGCCCCGACAGTATGATCAATCAAACGAATATTGAGTTACAGCTGGAAGGTCTCGATACCTATGCCGATGTTTATCTGAATGACACACTGATTTTAGAGGCAGACAATATGTTCAGGAATTACTCCGTCAATGTGCGGAGGATCATCCAAAGCAATCGTAATCACCTCTTCATTCACTTCTATTCCGCTATAAATAAGGGCTATCAACAAGTGAGTACCCTTCCTTATCAGATGGCCGGCGATGTGGATGGCAAAGCGTTTATACGCAAAGCGCAATACCAGTATGGCTGGGACTGGGGACCAAGACTACTTACCTGTGGTATTTGGAAACCCATCCACCTCAGGGCGTGGAGCGGATACATGTTGCAGCAGGCATTAATCAGCCTCGATTCGCTGACGACGGATACGGCATACCTGTCGATTAAAGCACGCATCCATTCCACAACCGAAAAAAAATCCGCTTTCACATTTTCTAATGATGCAACTGCGGAGGCTTCTACTGCTGTTTTCAACTTGAAGCAAGGCATCAACGATTTTTCCATTCCACTTAAGATTGCACAGCCGCAGCTATGGTGGTGTAACGGCCTCGGCCCACAGAAGTTGTATGACTTGAAGTTAAGCATTGATGACCCGGTTCGCAGCATCTTGTATCAGGTTAAGTATGGCATCAGGACAATACAACTGCTGCAAGAAAAAGATACCATCGGTTCCGGATTTGGATTTGAACTAAATGGCATTCCCGTTTTTATGAAGGGCGCCAATTACATTCCGCCTGATAATTTTCTGCCGCGTGTCGCGAAAATGGATTATGAAAGAATAGTTGATGATGCCGTGGAATGCAACATGAATATGCTCCGGGTTTGGGGTGGTGGCGTTTATGCCGCTGACGATTTTTATGAGTTGTGTGATAAAAAGGGAATATTAATCTGGCAGGATTTTATGTTCGCCGGTACGATGGTTCCGGGCGACTCAGCGTTTATTAAAAATATTAAAGAAGAAGTCACTGACAATGTGGTCCGGCTGCGCAATCATCCCTGTCTCGCCTTGTGGTGCGGCAATAATGAAATTGATGAAGCATGGCACAACTG
The DNA window shown above is from Chitinophagales bacterium and carries:
- a CDS encoding copper homeostasis protein CutC, with product MHQNKLIFEVCANGLQSAINAQMAGASRIELCENLEVGGLTPAKEVIRESLRIVHIPVHVLIRPREGDFCYTGEEFNHMKESISFCKSVKAAGVVFGILTREMAIDEKRCAELIALAKPLSVTFHRAFDVVKEPLRALEILAQLGYRRVLTSGQQENALKGADLISKLVKHADGRISILAGGGITEKNIADLVKRSGTIEFHFSAKQLMADGGYVSDLYRIRNIINLALNTWQLLSNDK
- a CDS encoding glycoside hydrolase family 2 protein, which translates into the protein MTLHCVSLSAIAQIISIPLTGDNTTWQFRMFGDTLWHSALTPGTVHTDLISNQMIPDPFIGSNEDSVQWVEKQDWEYQVFFVCPDSMINQTNIELQLEGLDTYADVYLNDTLILEADNMFRNYSVNVRRIIQSNRNHLFIHFYSAINKGYQQVSTLPYQMAGDVDGKAFIRKAQYQYGWDWGPRLLTCGIWKPIHLRAWSGYMLQQALISLDSLTTDTAYLSIKARIHSTTEKKSAFTFSNDATAEASTAVFNLKQGINDFSIPLKIAQPQLWWCNGLGPQKLYDLKLSIDDPVRSILYQVKYGIRTIQLLQEKDTIGSGFGFELNGIPVFMKGANYIPPDNFLPRVAKMDYERIVDDAVECNMNMLRVWGGGVYAADDFYELCDKKGILIWQDFMFAGTMVPGDSAFIKNIKEEVTDNVVRLRNHPCLALWCGNNEIDEAWHNWGWQEQYHYDSDTQQKLWNDYQHLFHVIIPGLLNEFDPQSNYVTSSPSIGWGHKESLQQGDAHYWGVWWGDEPFNVYSRKVGRFMSEYGFQALPAMSTISRFTSMNDRILQNTGKNKFSAVLNMHEKHPTGFEKIDTYLERAYRTPKDFESYVYTSQLLQRDGITTAIEAHRRSKPYCQGTLYWQLNDCWPVVSWSSRDYFGTWKALQYAVRDLYKPYMISVVKEERYYKVYIVSDSLADVTGLLELELHDFNGTKLMSAEKIITVAANQSQLVFAMDEKKLSKNFAMEKSVLTANFSAGNHLLAEKNYFFTQPKDLSLSQVIIEQKITYLDDQSGFADYPYQYQIELSTGKLAKDILLECKNQDVKFRDNFFDLLPHQAKSTILFSKNKIDVADLSIVITSLVDSY